One Suncus etruscus isolate mSunEtr1 chromosome 13, mSunEtr1.pri.cur, whole genome shotgun sequence genomic region harbors:
- the LOC126026124 gene encoding cysteine-rich PDZ-binding protein — translation MVCEKCEKKLGTVITPDTWKDGARNTTESGGRKLNENKALTSKKARFDPYGKNKFSTCRICKSSVHQPGSHYCQGCAYKKGICAMCGKKVLDTKNYKQTSV, via the coding sequence ATGGTTTGTGAGAAGTGTGAGAAGAAACTTGGCACAGTCATTACCCCGGATACATGGAAGGATGGTGCTCGCAATACCACGGAAAGTGGTGGAAGAAAGCTGAACGAGAATAAAGCTTTGACTTCAAAAAAGGCAAGGTTCGATCCATATGGAAAGAACAAGTTCTCCACCTGCAGAATTTGTAAAAGTTCAGTTCACCAGCCTGGCTCTCATTACTGCCAGGGCTGTGCATATAAGAAGGGCATCTGTGCAATGTGTGGAAAAAAGGTTTTGGACACCAAAAACTACAAGCAAACATCCGTCTAG